From Streptomyces sp. NBC_00683, one genomic window encodes:
- a CDS encoding AurF N-oxygenase family protein gives MTTVTEKDVQALRDALGPLKDREQLAARLLEASAKHSFDPDTELDWDSPVEDGKWFWPPELVSLYDTPLWRKMSEEQRMDLARHEAASLASLGIWFEIILMQLLVRHIYDKSVTSNHVRYALTEIADECRHSMMFARMIQWGKGPSYPVPPRYHNLARVLKTVSTTPGSFAATLLGEEILDWMQRLTFPDERVQTLVRGVTRIHVVEEARHVRYAREELRRQMVTAPRWEREFTKVSCGEAARVFSVCFVNPQVYENVGLDRREAVAQVKASGHRTEVMQTGAKRLTDFFDDIGLLNGVGRRLWKSSGLLA, from the coding sequence ATGACGACTGTGACCGAGAAGGACGTTCAGGCGCTTCGTGATGCGCTCGGCCCTCTCAAGGACCGCGAGCAGCTCGCCGCCCGCCTGCTTGAAGCCTCCGCCAAGCACTCCTTCGACCCCGACACCGAGCTCGACTGGGACTCTCCCGTCGAGGACGGCAAGTGGTTCTGGCCGCCCGAGCTGGTCTCCCTCTACGACACCCCGCTGTGGCGGAAGATGTCCGAGGAGCAGCGGATGGACCTCGCCAGGCACGAGGCGGCGTCACTCGCCTCCCTCGGCATCTGGTTCGAGATCATCCTCATGCAGCTGCTCGTCCGGCACATCTACGACAAGTCGGTGACCAGCAACCACGTCCGCTACGCGCTCACCGAGATAGCCGACGAGTGCCGGCACTCGATGATGTTCGCCCGCATGATCCAGTGGGGCAAGGGGCCCAGCTATCCGGTGCCTCCGCGCTACCACAACCTGGCGCGCGTGCTGAAGACCGTCTCCACCACCCCCGGTTCGTTCGCCGCGACCCTGCTCGGCGAGGAGATCCTCGACTGGATGCAGCGGCTGACCTTCCCGGACGAGCGCGTCCAGACGCTGGTGCGCGGAGTGACCCGCATCCACGTCGTCGAGGAGGCCAGGCACGTCCGGTACGCCCGCGAGGAGCTGCGCCGCCAGATGGTCACCGCGCCCCGCTGGGAACGGGAGTTCACCAAGGTCAGCTGCGGGGAGGCGGCACGGGTCTTCTCCGTCTGCTTCGTCAACCCCCAGGTGTACGAGAACGTCGGCCTGGACCGCCGCGAGGCCGTCGCCCAGGTGAAGGCGAGCGGCCACCGCACGGAGGTCATGCAGACGGGCGCCAAGCGGCTGACGGACTTCTTCGACGACATCGGGCTGCTGAACGGTGTCGGCCGCAGGCTGTGGAAGAGCTCGGGCCTGCTGGCCTGA
- a CDS encoding TetR/AcrR family transcriptional regulator, with product MTSAAAAPPTRAYRRLGVEERRAQLLGAALSLFAHRAPDDVSLDEVATVAGVSRPLVYRYFPGGRQQLYEAALGSAAEKLTLCFAEPAAGPPTERVGRVLDRYLGFVDEHDTGFSALLRGGSVAETSRTTTIVDGVRRSAAEQILLHLGRGSGPGLQPAGPRLRMMVRTWIAAVEAASLIWLDEEKQPAAPELRGWLVDHLIGLIAVTAATDAETASVVADLLAQETADGPVGRLAALVIPVAGEAATHLLPPGQAASG from the coding sequence ATGACGTCCGCCGCTGCTGCCCCGCCGACCCGCGCGTACCGAAGGCTCGGCGTGGAGGAACGGCGCGCCCAGCTCCTCGGCGCGGCGCTCAGCCTCTTCGCCCACCGGGCCCCGGACGACGTGTCGCTCGACGAGGTGGCGACGGTGGCCGGGGTCTCCCGGCCGCTCGTCTACCGGTACTTCCCCGGCGGCCGTCAGCAGTTGTACGAGGCCGCGCTCGGGTCGGCCGCGGAGAAGCTGACGCTGTGCTTCGCGGAACCCGCTGCCGGCCCGCCCACCGAGCGGGTCGGCCGGGTCCTGGACCGCTACCTGGGCTTCGTCGACGAACACGACACCGGGTTCAGCGCGTTGCTGCGGGGCGGCAGCGTCGCCGAGACCTCGCGTACGACCACGATCGTGGACGGTGTACGGCGCTCGGCGGCCGAGCAGATCCTTCTGCACCTGGGCAGGGGATCGGGGCCCGGTCTGCAGCCTGCCGGGCCCCGGCTGCGGATGATGGTGCGCACCTGGATCGCGGCAGTCGAGGCGGCCTCCCTCATCTGGCTCGACGAGGAGAAGCAGCCCGCGGCGCCCGAACTGCGCGGCTGGCTGGTCGACCATCTGATCGGCCTGATAGCGGTGACGGCCGCCACGGACGCGGAGACCGCGTCCGTGGTGGCGGACCTGCTGGCCCAGGAGACCGCCGACGGCCCGGTCGGACGGCTGGCGGCACTGGTGATCCCGGTGGCCGGCGAGGCGGCGACGCACCTGCTGCCCCCGGGACAGGCAGCTTCCGGCTGA
- a CDS encoding amidase — MSSAVAAALARIGELDPELCAFTEVWHEDALARERSARDLPLAGLPFAVKGRAGIRSYAARRLTAAGAVPVGATSVPGPGTHWQTWGQGAHGRTVNPWRPDRTPGGSSAGSAVAVAAGMVDLATGSDGAGSVRIPAAWCGVFGLKTTTGLLPSPDRTGLASPGVLAGSAARARTYLRHVLDGYAPRPVRLPVRAAYSPDLGFASVDPDVAEVTRAAVERLAAAGIVRLVRDPVTLLDPAEAWTAVRGGSPTPATRALHAANARALDAFFARTPLLLTPVTPNVPHGHDGPGDVYSTALTWAFNLSGHPAASMPAGFTPDGCPAGLQLVTDRGTDAELLDMACAAERALPPSRPPRFS, encoded by the coding sequence ATGAGTTCAGCAGTGGCGGCGGCGCTGGCCCGGATCGGCGAACTGGACCCGGAGCTGTGCGCGTTCACCGAGGTGTGGCACGAGGACGCCCTGGCCCGGGAGCGGTCCGCCCGGGACCTCCCGCTCGCCGGCCTGCCGTTCGCGGTGAAGGGCCGCGCGGGCATCCGCTCGTACGCGGCCCGCCGTCTGACCGCCGCGGGCGCCGTCCCGGTGGGTGCGACCTCGGTCCCCGGCCCGGGCACGCACTGGCAGACGTGGGGGCAGGGCGCGCACGGCCGTACGGTCAACCCCTGGCGCCCCGACCGGACTCCGGGCGGCTCGTCGGCGGGCTCGGCGGTGGCGGTCGCGGCGGGCATGGTGGACCTGGCCACGGGCAGCGACGGGGCCGGGTCGGTACGGATCCCGGCGGCGTGGTGCGGCGTGTTCGGCCTGAAGACGACCACGGGGCTGCTGCCCTCCCCCGACCGCACGGGCCTCGCGTCCCCCGGCGTGCTCGCAGGCTCGGCGGCACGGGCCCGGACGTACCTGCGCCACGTACTGGACGGGTACGCGCCCCGGCCGGTGCGGCTCCCGGTCCGCGCCGCCTACAGCCCGGACCTGGGATTCGCGTCCGTGGACCCGGACGTCGCGGAGGTGACGCGAGCCGCGGTGGAGCGGCTGGCCGCGGCCGGAATCGTCCGCCTCGTCAGGGACCCCGTCACACTGCTCGACCCGGCGGAGGCGTGGACGGCGGTACGCGGTGGATCACCGACCCCCGCCACCCGGGCGCTCCACGCCGCCAACGCCCGCGCCCTCGACGCCTTCTTCGCGCGCACGCCCCTGCTGCTCACCCCGGTCACGCCCAACGTGCCGCACGGTCACGACGGCCCGGGTGACGTCTACTCCACGGCACTCACCTGGGCGTTCAACCTCAGCGGCCATCCGGCGGCGAGCATGCCGGCCGGATTCACCCCGGACGGCTGCCCGGCCGGCCTCCAGCTGGTGACCGACCGGGGAACGGACGCGGAGCTGCTGGACATGGCGTGCGCGGCGGAGCGCGCCCTGCCGCCGTCGCGTCCGCCCCGGTTCAGCTGA
- a CDS encoding C40 family peptidase, translating into MSGRVARTLCTAVLAAVVAASPATAEPADPSPAPADPSPAPAPDAPQSVAGLLRQLQTLYQEAEEAGEIYNGTAEELRKRTAEAKKLDTALAKARTVLDSSRRDAGRLARAQYQGRTDFSVYMRLLLSDDPEHALAQSHVIERAQAGRSATVGRLTGAEKRADSLATRSRAVLDRQQSLARKQKRQRDTVRSRLKEVEGLLASLSDEQLAALSQLEQKNIDKAQDELVASGALSSVRPPSEQGGDAVRYAIEQIGKPYVWGAEGPESFDCSGLTSQAWTAAGRSIPRTSQEQWRQLPKVPVESLRPGDLVIYFPRATHVALYIGDGLVVQAPRPGATVKVSPVASNPLLGAVRPDPGGEPLSTYTLPELPEDASSGPDTGYDAPDE; encoded by the coding sequence GTGTCAGGCAGAGTCGCGCGCACGCTCTGCACGGCGGTGCTTGCCGCGGTCGTGGCCGCATCCCCCGCCACCGCGGAACCGGCGGACCCGAGCCCCGCACCGGCGGACCCGAGCCCCGCCCCGGCCCCCGACGCCCCGCAGAGCGTCGCCGGCCTGCTCAGGCAGTTGCAGACGCTCTACCAGGAGGCCGAGGAGGCCGGCGAGATCTACAACGGCACGGCGGAGGAGCTCAGGAAGCGGACCGCCGAGGCCAAGAAGCTGGACACCGCCCTCGCCAAGGCACGGACGGTGCTCGATTCGAGCCGCCGGGACGCGGGGCGCCTGGCCCGCGCCCAGTACCAGGGGCGTACCGACTTCTCCGTGTACATGCGGCTCCTGCTGTCCGACGACCCCGAGCACGCGCTGGCGCAGAGCCATGTGATCGAGCGGGCCCAGGCCGGCCGGTCGGCCACCGTCGGCAGGCTCACGGGCGCCGAGAAGCGCGCCGACAGCCTGGCGACCAGGTCGCGTGCCGTACTGGACCGGCAGCAGTCGCTGGCCAGGAAGCAGAAGCGGCAGCGCGACACCGTGCGGTCACGCCTGAAGGAGGTCGAGGGGCTCCTCGCCTCCCTGTCCGACGAACAGCTCGCCGCGCTGTCGCAGCTGGAGCAGAAGAACATCGACAAGGCCCAGGACGAGCTGGTCGCCTCGGGGGCGCTGAGCTCGGTCCGCCCGCCGTCCGAGCAGGGCGGTGACGCCGTGCGGTACGCGATCGAGCAGATCGGCAAGCCGTACGTCTGGGGGGCGGAGGGACCCGAGTCCTTCGACTGCTCCGGCCTGACCTCGCAGGCCTGGACCGCGGCGGGGCGGAGCATTCCGCGTACGTCGCAGGAGCAGTGGCGGCAGCTGCCGAAGGTACCGGTCGAGTCGCTGCGCCCCGGCGATCTGGTGATCTACTTCCCCAGGGCGACCCATGTGGCGCTGTACATCGGTGACGGTCTCGTCGTGCAGGCACCCAGGCCCGGGGCCACGGTCAAGGTCTCACCCGTGGCGTCGAACCCGCTGCTGGGCGCGGTCCGTCCGGATCCCGGCGGCGAGCCGCTGTCCACGTACACGCTGCCGGAGCTGCCCGAGGACGCCTCCTCGGGGCCGGACACGGGCTACGACGCGCCGGACGAGTGA
- a CDS encoding ferritin-like domain-containing protein, with amino-acid sequence MSTHDLYINAPQAPSWQVPATGAARFSWDYDDGRERLLALYQKGKDKQWDGNKRIDWSLEVDPTDPLGTPDEALTLYGTPHWAKMTERDRGELRKHYTSWQFSQFLHGEQGAMVCAARIVESVPDLDAKFYSATQTMDEARHAEIYGRFLHEKIGMLYPINDNLQGLLGDTLRDSRWDMPYLGMQVLIEGLALAAFGMIRDTTTKPLPKQILAYVMQDEARHVAFGRMALRDYYKQLSDAELREREDFVIEGCYLMRDRLSGVEVLENFGIGKQEAKELSEHSEYLQLFRKLLFSRIVPCVKDIGLWGERLQKAYVDMGVFELGDSSLDLLMAQDEEIAEQLDRDRFAVEEQARVAEVADAIAEGGASPA; translated from the coding sequence GTGTCGACACACGACCTCTACATCAACGCCCCCCAGGCCCCGTCGTGGCAGGTTCCCGCCACGGGCGCAGCCCGGTTCAGCTGGGACTACGACGACGGCCGCGAGCGCCTGCTCGCCCTGTACCAGAAGGGCAAGGACAAGCAGTGGGACGGCAACAAGCGCATCGACTGGAGCCTGGAGGTCGACCCCACCGACCCGCTGGGCACCCCGGACGAGGCCCTCACGCTCTACGGCACCCCGCACTGGGCGAAGATGACCGAGCGGGACCGGGGTGAGCTGCGCAAGCACTACACCTCCTGGCAGTTCAGCCAGTTCCTGCACGGCGAGCAGGGCGCCATGGTCTGCGCGGCACGGATCGTCGAGTCGGTCCCCGATCTGGACGCGAAGTTCTACTCCGCGACCCAGACGATGGACGAGGCGAGGCACGCGGAGATCTACGGCCGCTTCCTGCACGAGAAGATCGGGATGCTCTACCCGATCAACGACAACCTCCAGGGCCTGCTCGGCGACACCCTGCGCGACTCCCGCTGGGACATGCCCTACCTCGGCATGCAGGTCCTCATCGAGGGCCTCGCGCTCGCCGCGTTCGGCATGATCCGCGACACGACGACCAAGCCTCTGCCGAAGCAGATCCTCGCCTACGTCATGCAGGACGAGGCCCGGCACGTCGCCTTCGGGCGGATGGCGCTGCGCGACTACTACAAGCAGCTCAGCGACGCGGAACTGCGCGAGCGCGAGGACTTCGTCATCGAGGGCTGCTACCTGATGCGTGACCGGCTCAGCGGCGTCGAGGTGCTGGAGAACTTCGGCATCGGCAAGCAGGAGGCCAAGGAGCTCTCCGAGCACTCGGAGTACCTGCAGCTCTTCCGGAAGCTGCTGTTCAGCCGGATCGTGCCCTGCGTCAAGGACATCGGCCTGTGGGGCGAACGGCTCCAGAAGGCGTACGTCGACATGGGCGTCTTCGAGCTCGGGGACTCCAGCCTCGACCTGCTCATGGCCCAGGACGAGGAGATAGCCGAGCAGCTGGACCGGGACCGCTTCGCGGTGGAGGAGCAGGCGAGGGTGGCGGAGGTCGCGGACGCGATAGCGGAGGGCGGTGCCTCGCCGGCGTGA
- a CDS encoding peptidoglycan D,D-transpeptidase FtsI family protein gives MIRYIRRAAAFCLLLLVALLANAARIQLFEADELNSNSANRRTTIDRYDQPRGNILVGDEPVTGSKNTGEQLAYERTYRHGPLYAPVTGYASQTYGTTLLENAEDDILSGTASILAPLPLWGDITRSRQPGGDVVTTIKDSMQRAAYEGLDGRRGAVAALDPATGRILALVSSPSYDPELLSGTGSSVTDAWARLNRSASQPMLNRAIRQTYPPGSAFKIVTAAAALDDRVVTDPDAATDTPSPYVLPGTSTTLPNEARGCAKASLAEAIRVSCNTVMAHLGVEVGLDGMLEAAGRFGFNDNDLKIPSRVARSNFDSDMSDDQLALSSIGQFDTTATPLQMAMVASAVANGGELRRPHLVDRTTDADGATVRQQGSDSYRQAMNPATAMQLQRMMVDVVESGTGTNAAIDGVTVGGKTGTAQHGIDNSGTPYAWFISWAQAPDSGRPAVAVAVVVEDASANRADISGGGNAAPIARAVMEAALQDGD, from the coding sequence GTGATCCGCTACATCCGGCGGGCCGCCGCGTTCTGCCTGCTGCTGCTCGTGGCGCTCCTGGCGAACGCCGCCCGCATCCAGCTCTTCGAGGCCGACGAACTGAACAGCAACTCCGCCAACCGCCGCACCACGATCGACCGCTACGACCAGCCGCGCGGCAACATCCTGGTCGGCGACGAGCCGGTCACCGGCTCCAAGAACACCGGCGAGCAGCTCGCGTACGAGCGCACCTACCGGCACGGCCCGCTGTACGCGCCGGTGACCGGCTACGCCTCGCAGACGTACGGCACCACGCTCCTGGAGAACGCCGAGGACGACATCCTCTCCGGCACGGCCTCGATCCTGGCACCGCTCCCCCTCTGGGGCGACATCACGCGCAGCCGGCAGCCCGGCGGCGACGTCGTCACCACCATCAAGGACTCGATGCAGCGCGCCGCGTACGAGGGCCTCGACGGCCGCCGCGGCGCGGTCGCCGCCCTCGACCCGGCCACCGGCCGGATCCTGGCCCTGGTCTCCTCCCCGTCGTACGACCCCGAACTGCTCTCCGGTACAGGATCCTCCGTCACCGACGCATGGGCGCGGCTCAACCGGTCGGCGAGCCAGCCGATGCTCAACAGGGCCATCCGGCAGACCTATCCGCCGGGCTCGGCCTTCAAGATCGTGACGGCCGCGGCGGCGCTGGACGACCGTGTGGTGACCGATCCGGACGCGGCGACGGACACCCCGTCGCCGTACGTCCTGCCCGGCACCTCGACCACACTGCCCAACGAGGCGCGCGGCTGCGCGAAGGCCTCGCTGGCGGAGGCGATCCGGGTCTCCTGCAACACGGTGATGGCGCACCTGGGGGTGGAGGTGGGGCTGGACGGGATGCTGGAGGCGGCGGGCAGGTTCGGCTTCAACGACAACGACCTGAAGATCCCCTCCCGAGTGGCCCGCAGCAACTTCGACTCGGACATGAGCGACGACCAGCTCGCCCTGTCCTCGATCGGGCAGTTCGACACCACGGCGACGCCGCTGCAGATGGCGATGGTCGCGTCGGCGGTGGCCAACGGCGGCGAACTCAGGCGCCCCCACCTGGTGGACCGCACGACGGACGCCGACGGCGCCACGGTCCGCCAGCAGGGCTCGGACTCCTACCGGCAGGCGATGAACCCGGCAACGGCCATGCAGCTGCAGCGGATGATGGTCGACGTCGTGGAGAGCGGTACGGGGACGAACGCGGCGATCGACGGAGTGACGGTCGGCGGCAAGACCGGCACGGCCCAGCACGGCATCGACAACTCCGGCACGCCGTACGCCTGGTTCATCTCCTGGGCGCAGGCACCGGACTCCGGCCGTCCGGCCGTCGCCGTGGCGGTGGTCGTGGAGGACGCCTCGGCGAACCGCGCCGACATCAGCGGCGGCGGCAACGCGGCCCCGATCGCCAGGGCGGTGATGGAGGCGGCGCTCCAGGACGGAGACTGA
- a CDS encoding outer membrane protein assembly factor BamB family protein, with protein sequence MEALRQDDPRHFGPYTVLARFRETASAVHYLGRGADGDDIAVVTAARPALAAVPAFRRRFQSEARTAERLAGGWVQPPLAALADGLWTATAYVPALTLAEAIDLAGPLPERAVRILGAGLAETLSRVHATGAVLQGLAPGTVLLAEDGPRLTAFGPLGAAAAAEANASGQLSVRLGYLTPEQVDGKDVGPASDLFVLGLLLAYAATGTTPLADGPAAEAAERIAHASAELDSVPDELRDLIAGCLAKDPADRPSAGSVAAELALEGAAGLAKGGWLPERLAASVADQAARVRALRAPEDEADPAAAAGPAATEPADSASAPASAPAAPEDVRPASEPADEIPTGPQDARPESGILAAPVGTPPGGTPDADTPDAGRRDGGLPVPASAPADGDIGDSSTTRFLGTVTPAPRTDRATTQLAVPRELAAGPQPQSPEPVRPAAPPTAPLPPSAPAAQPHPYTYPAAAPQSAPAPRPLPAQAPAPAPSTAAAASATSRRALLTVVAAGAAGLVVGGGAVAALGSGDDASADDGKPAPKPRRTLPGQAPEPSWIYTHPAAEPAPLTSGVWEDKLLVLTGATGATGIDLRTGRKIWQRADAAGAQAVLAAGKDLCFLASPTEFLWLSPKDGQVKHRVRFVDQFTGVPNMKVAPLTGSSGSVVWFTGSHTVLVKAPKPKKGQKPGRDTQVVKAYFFAYDIVLRKELWRVAVPAGRAPGTPAYRLTAARAADLVVRQDAATLTPADVAAGKGRALFRCFDRKTGKLLWVRQFGALAPAGAALGDEEGQLYGAVGDDLQAFEMATAKPVWTLNGTASSVFGTPVQAGKLLHTTNRNQEVGAVDRATGKLLWRRSTEVPLGGNAPALTLSGGGGTLLAADASQVTAFAAADGRRLWKFQDIGAQDPKGATVSAPYRVLAAGRTAVVQRGGVFYAFPVE encoded by the coding sequence ATGGAGGCGCTGCGTCAGGACGATCCACGCCACTTCGGGCCGTACACCGTGCTGGCACGCTTCCGTGAGACCGCGAGCGCTGTGCACTATCTGGGCAGGGGCGCTGACGGCGACGACATCGCCGTCGTGACCGCCGCCCGGCCCGCCCTGGCCGCGGTGCCCGCCTTCCGGCGCCGCTTCCAGTCCGAGGCCCGCACGGCCGAGCGGCTGGCCGGCGGCTGGGTGCAGCCGCCCCTCGCCGCACTGGCGGACGGCCTGTGGACGGCGACGGCGTACGTGCCCGCCCTGACGCTCGCCGAGGCGATCGATCTCGCCGGGCCGCTGCCCGAGCGTGCCGTGCGGATACTGGGCGCGGGCCTGGCCGAGACCCTCTCCCGGGTGCACGCCACCGGGGCCGTACTCCAGGGGCTCGCGCCCGGGACGGTGCTGCTGGCCGAGGACGGGCCCCGGCTGACCGCGTTCGGCCCGCTGGGCGCGGCTGCCGCGGCCGAGGCGAACGCGAGCGGGCAACTGTCCGTACGGCTCGGCTACCTCACCCCCGAGCAGGTCGACGGCAAGGACGTGGGTCCGGCCTCGGACCTCTTCGTGCTCGGACTGCTGCTGGCGTACGCGGCGACGGGGACGACCCCGCTCGCCGACGGACCCGCCGCCGAGGCGGCCGAGCGGATCGCGCACGCCTCCGCGGAACTCGACTCCGTACCCGACGAGTTGCGTGACCTGATCGCGGGCTGCCTGGCGAAGGACCCCGCGGACCGGCCGAGCGCGGGTTCCGTCGCCGCGGAGCTGGCCCTGGAGGGCGCGGCGGGCCTCGCCAAGGGCGGCTGGCTCCCTGAGCGGCTGGCGGCGTCGGTGGCGGACCAGGCCGCGCGGGTACGGGCGCTGCGAGCGCCGGAGGACGAAGCGGATCCGGCAGCGGCTGCCGGCCCGGCAGCGACCGAACCTGCCGACAGCGCGTCTGCCCCGGCATCCGCCCCTGCCGCACCCGAGGACGTCCGGCCAGCTTCCGAACCGGCCGACGAGATCCCTACCGGCCCGCAGGACGCACGGCCTGAGAGTGGAATCCTCGCGGCGCCCGTCGGCACCCCGCCCGGCGGCACCCCGGACGCCGACACCCCGGACGCGGGCCGCCGGGATGGCGGGCTGCCCGTCCCCGCCTCCGCCCCCGCCGACGGGGACATCGGCGACAGCAGTACCACCCGTTTCCTGGGGACCGTGACGCCCGCCCCGCGGACCGACCGGGCGACGACCCAGCTCGCCGTCCCGCGCGAACTGGCCGCCGGCCCGCAGCCGCAGTCACCGGAGCCCGTCCGGCCCGCCGCCCCTCCCACCGCTCCGTTGCCGCCCTCCGCACCCGCCGCCCAGCCCCACCCGTACACGTACCCTGCCGCCGCACCGCAGAGTGCCCCCGCCCCGCGCCCCCTGCCCGCCCAGGCTCCCGCTCCCGCGCCGTCGACAGCTGCCGCAGCGTCCGCGACGAGCAGGCGCGCCCTGCTTACCGTGGTCGCCGCCGGGGCGGCGGGACTGGTCGTCGGCGGGGGCGCGGTGGCCGCGCTGGGGTCCGGTGACGACGCGTCGGCCGACGACGGCAAGCCCGCGCCGAAGCCCCGCCGCACCCTTCCCGGCCAGGCACCCGAGCCGAGTTGGATCTACACGCATCCGGCCGCCGAGCCGGCCCCGCTCACCTCCGGGGTCTGGGAGGACAAGCTGCTGGTGCTGACCGGCGCGACCGGGGCGACCGGCATCGATCTGCGGACCGGGCGGAAGATCTGGCAGCGCGCGGACGCCGCCGGCGCCCAGGCGGTCCTGGCCGCCGGCAAGGACCTCTGCTTCCTGGCGAGCCCCACCGAGTTCCTCTGGCTGTCCCCGAAGGACGGGCAGGTCAAGCACCGGGTCCGGTTCGTGGACCAGTTCACCGGCGTACCGAACATGAAGGTGGCCCCGCTCACCGGCAGTTCCGGTTCCGTCGTCTGGTTCACCGGCTCCCACACCGTCCTCGTGAAGGCGCCCAAGCCGAAGAAGGGCCAGAAGCCCGGCAGGGACACGCAGGTCGTCAAGGCGTACTTCTTCGCGTACGACATCGTCCTGCGCAAGGAACTCTGGCGCGTCGCCGTCCCCGCGGGCCGGGCCCCCGGCACTCCCGCCTACCGGCTGACCGCGGCCCGGGCCGCCGACCTCGTCGTACGCCAGGACGCGGCGACGCTGACCCCGGCCGATGTCGCGGCAGGAAAGGGCAGGGCGCTCTTCCGCTGCTTCGACCGGAAGACCGGAAAGCTGCTGTGGGTCCGGCAGTTCGGAGCACTCGCACCGGCAGGTGCCGCGCTCGGCGACGAGGAGGGGCAGCTGTACGGCGCTGTGGGCGACGACCTGCAGGCCTTCGAGATGGCCACGGCGAAGCCGGTGTGGACCTTGAACGGCACGGCGTCCTCCGTGTTCGGCACACCCGTTCAGGCCGGGAAGCTGCTCCACACCACGAATCGCAACCAGGAGGTCGGCGCGGTCGACCGGGCGACCGGGAAGCTGCTCTGGCGGCGCTCCACGGAGGTTCCCCTCGGCGGCAACGCCCCCGCCCTCACTCTCAGCGGCGGTGGCGGGACCCTGCTCGCGGCGGACGCGTCGCAGGTGACCGCGTTCGCGGCGGCCGACGGGCGCCGGTTGTGGAAGTTCCAGGACATCGGGGCGCAGGACCCCAAGGGCGCCACCGTCAGCGCGCCGTACCGGGTGCTGGCCGCGGGGAGGACCGCCGTCGTCCAGCGGGGCGGGGTCTTCTACGCGTTCCCGGTGGAGTGA